In the genome of Nonomuraea sp. NBC_00507, the window TTTTCATAGATGACCGGCGGGTTCAGGCACTCTTCGATCGTGGTCCAGATGGAGAACGAGGGGGCGAACTCATAGCCGTCGACAGTGAGGTTGGCGCCGTCCCTGATGCCGATCTCCTCGATCTCGTCGAACAGTTCGTCGGCGGCGTACCGGGCGAACACGTCGGCGAGCCCCGGCTCCACGCCCATGCCGACCAGCGCCAGCCTGCCTTTCCCCGCCCACTCCTCTTCTCTGGCGAACTGCTCGTCGCCCAGCTTGACGCCGACCTCCTCGTACGGGCGCTCGGGGTGCGGCCTCGACATCGACATGGCCATGTCGAGGTAGTCGGCATCGGCGGCCAGCGCCGCCTCGAACAGCGGCAACACGAAACGCGGGTCGGTGGCGTTGAGCAGCACGTCGCACTCGTGCTCGTTGAGCAGCGCGGCGACGGCGGCGGAGTCGGCGGCGTCGATCCTGACGGGAGTGAACCTGGTCGCCTGCTCGCCCAGCGCGGCGACGGCCGCCTTGGCGCGGGGGAGGTCGTAGTCGGCGACCACCATGTGGTCGAAGAACGGGCGGCGGGCGGCGATCCGCGTGATGGCGGTTCCCACCCCGCCTGCTCCCATGAGAAGGATACGCATGACAATAAATCCCCTTTTATCCGCTTTTGGGGGGTGTGTCCTTTCATCCAACTCGACTACGCTCATCAACGTCAATGGCGTTGGCATAAGGAGGGGCTTCGATGCCGAAACGGGTGGTCCCCGAGGCGAGCCGGCGCCGCCGCCGCCCCACCAAACAAGGCCAGGTCCTCACCCACCAGCTCATCGTCGAGACCGCGCTGCGCATGCTGCGCGAGCACGGCGCGGACGGCCTGACCGCCCGCCGTCTCGGACTCGCCCTGGGCGCTGACGCCAGCACCGTCTACCGCTACTTCCGTGGCATGGACGACCTCATCCTGGCCATCGCCGACGAGCTCTTCGCCCAGGCCATGGCCGGCTGGCGCTCCACCGGTGACTGGCGTTCCGACCTGCGCGACCTCGGGCTCCGCATCCACCACGCCTACCTGGCCCACCCGCAGGCCGCCGTCCTGACCGCCAGCCGCGTCACGGGCCGCCCGAACGAGGTGGCGGCCGACGAGACGATCCTCGGCGTCCTCCGCGGCGCCGGCTTCCCGGACGCCGACGCCGTACGCATCTACCACGCCTTCATCGACCAGAGCCTGGCCTTCTCCATCCTCGACGCCGCCACCCTGGCCCTGCCCGCGGCCGCGCGGGAGGCCGACGAGGAGGTGTGGCGGGACACCTACGCCCGCCTGCCCGCCGCCACCCACCCCAACATCGCCGCCACGGCGCCGCTGCTGGTGGCCCGCATGAACGACAGCGCCTACCCGGCGGCACTCGACATGCTTCTGTCCAGCGCGGCGGCCCAGCTCAGCAGATGATGCGGAACCGTACGGTCAAAGGCGGCGGCGGCTCTGGGCGATGCGTTTGGCGAGTCCGGCCAGGGAGTCGTCGGCCATGAGGGCGGGAAGGCGCGGCGCGTCCTCGTCGATCTGACGCAGCACCGCCGGCTGATCGCCCGAGAAGCGGCTCCAGGCGCGCACCACCTCCGGCATGGCCGCAATGGCCTCGTCGGACAGGATGGCCTCCCGAGGCAGCCACGACGTCAGGAACTGCGACACCCGGCTCGGGCTCCACCACAGCGGCCGGTCCCCCATGAACTCGACCAGCTTCTCGAACGCCTCCCGCGCCCCCGGCAGCTCGGGCAGGTCGTCGAACCGAGAGGCGGTGTCATCGCCCGCCCCACGGACGACGCCCGGCACCGTGCGGGCTCTGGCGATCGCGAGCGGCCGGACCTCGGTCAGCGTGACGGCGACCGCCGCACCCATGATCCGGTCGCCCAGTTCGATCGCGTCCAGGATCCGACCCCCGACCACCCCGGGATCGGCTGCGTCCAGGCCCAGGTCGTCGAGGAACTTCGGCTCCTCGACGACGGCGTCGACCGCCAGCCCGCCGTTGGGCTGGTCGATCCCGACGACCAGGATGTGCGGCTCCTTGCCGTTCTCGTAGCGGAAGGACAGGACGGCCAGGGTCTGCTCACCGTACGGGTCGGCCTTGCCGTACCAAGCGCCCTCGCACGTCACCCTGCCCATCCGGCTCACCCACGGCGACAGCGTGTCCACCAGGCCTTCCGCGGCCCGCGCGTACACCCCCGACTCATCGGCCTCGGCGGACGCGGCCGCACCGCCGGGTGAAGGGCTCGGATTGACGGCCGCCAGCGCCACAAGCGTGAGCCGTGCCTCCGCCCCGCCGTCCTCCGCCAGCTCCCGCAGGAACGCGGCCACCTGGTCCTGCTCCAGGCTCGCGGTGAGCCGCGCCGCCCATAGCTCCGTCCGCAGCGGAGAATGCCACCTGAGCAGGTCGTGGGCCTGGGTGATCGCCGTGGTAAACGCTGATGTGCTCACCATCCGACCGTATCTCTCCAGCACGCGCCAAGGCGGCGGAGACGTTTCGACTGATTTCGGCGCCGACAAAGCCGATGTAGATCGTGACGCCAGGCGATCAGGCCACCGATGAGCCGGCCGCCTGGGCGTTGTCGCCCAGGCGGCCGCTTGCTGAGTTCAGCGCCCGTCGTCGCCGGTGAGACCCGCCTTGCGGAGGGCTTCGGCCATGGCGCCCGTCGGGGCCGGGCGGTCCTGGCGGCGCTGACCGCCGCGCTGCCCGTCGCCCCGTCCCCGCTGGCCGTCGCCGCGCCCGCGCTGCCCGCCGTCGCCGTTGCCACGCTGGCCTGCCTCGCCCCGGCCGTCGCGCTGTCCGTCGCGTTGTCCGTCTCCGCGCGGCCCCTGGCCGCGGCCGCCCTGGCCTCGAGCACGCTGGGTTCCGTCACCACGGCCGCCGTCGCCGCCGCGAGCGCCCTCGCCACGGCCGCCGCCGTCATCACGTCCGCCGTCGTCGCTCCGGCTGCCGTCACGGCCGCCGCCGTCTCCGCGGCCGCCGCCCTGGCGGCCGGTCGACCGCCGGGGGCCGTCGCCCGGCCCCTGGGCCGTGGTCTCGTCCTCCAGGCGCAGGGTCAGCGAGATGCGCTTGCGGGGGATGTCCACGTCCAGCACCTTGACGCGGACGATGTCACCCGGCTTCACCACGTCTCGCGGGTCCTTGACGTAGGTGCGGGACATGGCCGACACGTGGACCAGACCGTCCTGGTGCACGCCGACGTCCACGAACGCCCCGAACGCCGCCACGTTGGTGACCACGCCCTCCAGGATCATGCCGGACGTCAGGTCGGAGATCTTCTCGATCCCCTCCTTGAACGTGGCGGTCTTGAAGGCGGGACGCGGGTCGCGGCCCGGCTTTTCCAGCTCGCGCAGGATGTCGGAGACCGTCGGCAGGCCGAACGTCTCGTCGGTGAAGTCCTGCGGCTTGATCGACCGCAGGGCCACCGTGTTGCCGATCAGCGACTTGAGGTCGCTCTGGACCGAGGTGAGGATGCGGCGGACCACCGGGTAGGCCTCCGGGTGCACGCTGGAGACGTCGAGCGGGTCGTCGCCGCCCCGGATGCGCAGGAAGCCCGCGCACTGTTCGAACGCCTTGGGACCGAGCCGCGGCACCTCCTTCAGCGCCGACCGCGTGCGGAACGGGCCGTTGGCGTCGCGGTGGCGCACGATGCTCTCGGCCAGCGTGGACCCGATGCCCGACACCCGCGTGAGCAGCGGCGCCGATGCGGTGTTGACGTCGACGCCGACGGCGTTGACGCAGTCCTCGACCACCGCGTCCAGCGAACGCGACAGCTTGGTCTCGGCGAGATCGTGCTGGTATTGGCCGACGCCGATCGACTTGGGGTCGATCTTGACCAGCTCGGCCAGCGGGTCCTGCAGGCGGCGCGCGATGGAGACCGCGCCACGCAGCGACACGTCGAGCTCGGGCAGCTCCTGCGAGGCGTACGGCGAGGCCGAGTAGACCGAGGCGCCGGCCTCCGACACCACGATCTTCGTGACCGACGGCATGAGCTGGACCAGCTCACCGGCCAGTTTGTCCGTCTCGCGCGAGGCCGTGCCGTTGCCGATGGCGATCAGCTCGACCCCGTGCCGCTGAGCGAGCGCGCCCAGTACGGCGAGCGACTGGTCCCACTGCCGCTTGGGCTCGTGCGGATAGATGGTCGCGGTCTCGACGACCTTGCCGGTGGCGTCGACCACGGCCACCTTCACCCCGGTGCGCAGGCCCGGGTCCAGCCCCATGGTCGGGCGGCTGCCGGCCGGCGCGGCCAGCAGCAGGTCGCGCAGGTTGGCCGCGAACACTCGCACGGCCTCGTCCTCGGCCACCTGCCACAGCCGCATCCGCAGGTCGATGCCCAGATGCACGAGAATGCGGGTGCGCCAGGCCCACCGCACGGTCTCGGTCAGCCACTTGTCGGCCGGCCGGCCCTGGTCGGCGATGTCGAACCTGGAGGCGACGCGCAGCTCGTAGTCGGGGCTGTCGTCCGGCTCCAGCGCGACGGACAGCACCTCCTCCTTCTCGCCCCGGAACATCGCCAGAATCCGGTGCGAGGGCAGCTTGGTGAACGGCTCGCCGAAGTCGAAGTAGTCGGAGAACTTGGCCCCCGCCTCCTCCTTGCCTTCGCGCACCTTCGACACCAGCTGCCCGCGGCTCCACAGCTGCTCGCGCAGCTCGCCGATGAGGTCGGCGTCCTCGGCGAACCGCTCGATCAGGATCGCCCTGGCACCCTCCAGCGCCGCGCCCGCGTCGGCCACACCCTCGGTCACGAAGCCCTCGGCGACGGCCAGCGGGCTCAGCCCCGGGTCGGCCAGCAGCTGATCGGCCAGCGGCTCCAGCCCCAGCTCGCGGGCGATCTGCGCCTTGGTGCGCCGCTTGGGCTTGTAAGGCAGGTAGATGTCCTCGAGCCTGGCCTTGGTCTCGGCCGCCATGATCTGCTCGCGCAGCTGGTCGTCGAGCTTGCCCTGGGACTCGATCGACTCCAGGATCGCCGCGCGGCGCTCCTCCAGCTCACGCAGGTAACGCAGCCGCTCCTCCAGCGTGCGCAGCTGCGCGTCGTCGAGAGTGCCGGTGGCCTCTTTGCGGTATCGCGCGATGAACGGCACGGTCGCGCCGCCGTCGAGCAACTCGACGGCCGCCTGCACCTGCCCGTCGCGTACGCCGAGCTCTGCCGCGATCCGCTGGTGTATAGAGAGCACTTGCCTGCCTTTCGATGGTCCCGCCGGTCAATTGTGCAGGACTGCGAAGGGAGCGGAGCTCCCGAGCTAATAAAGTACGCCGTCCTTCATGACCAGAGTGCGTGGAGGGTGAACGACCACGGCCTCCGCCGCGCTCGCGCACGGCACCACGACCAGGTCGGCCCGGTCGCCGGCGGACAGCCCGTAGCCCTCCAGCCCCAGCACGCGGGCGCCGCCGTGCGTGGCGGCCTCCAGCGCGAGCTCGATGTCCGCGTCCCTGCGGAAGGTGCTGCGGTAGGCGACGTGCATCGCCCGCTCCAGCATGTCGCCACTGCCGTAGGGACCCCATAGGTCCCTGATGCCGTCGTGCCCGCAGGCCACGGTGACGCCTGCGGCCCGCAGCTTCTTCACCGGCGGCACAGGGAAGCTGTAGACGGCAGCGGTCGCCAGCGCCACACCCGCCTCGGCGAAGCCCTGGATCAGCCGGTCCTGGTAGGCGTCGTCGAGCTGGCCGAGCGCGTAAGCGTGGCTGACCGTCACCCGGCCGCCCAGCCCCAGCGCCTTGGTGCGCTCGATGATCAGCTCCAGCTCCCACCCGCCCAGGGAGCCGCCGTCGTGCAGGTGGATGTCCACGTGGGCGCCGTAACGCTCGGCCAGGCCGAAGATCACGTCGAGATGGCGCACGGGGTCGCGGTCGATGCCCGCGGGATCGAGCCCGCCGACCGCCTCGACACCGCTCTTCAGTGCCTCTTCGAGCAGCTCCGCCGTGCCCGGGTTGGTGAGCAGGCCGTGCTGCGGGAAGGCGACCTGACGCACCTCGAGGGGGGAGCGGGCGGCGGCCTCGCGCACGGCCTCCACACCGCGCAGCCCGACCAGCGGATCGATGTCGGTGTGCGTGCGCACGTGGGTGGTGCCGGCCGCGCTCATGCGCTCCAGCAGTGCGCCGATCCGCTCCACGCTCGGGACGCCGAGCTCGGCCCGCCTCCCCAAGTCGTTGCCGATGCGGCCGGCGAGCGTGTCGTCGGCCGAATGCGGCACCCACGGCCCGCCGTAGAGGGTCTTGTCGAGGTGGCAGTGCGCCTCGACCAGGCCGGGCAGCACCAGCTGCCCCGCGATGTCCACGACCAGGGCGTCGTCCGGCGTGTCGATGCCCTGGCCGACGTGGTGGATCAGGCCGTCGCGGACGAGGATGTCGGCGGTGGCCCCGAGCCCCCAGGGGAGCCCGCCGCGCAGCAGCACGTCGGTCATGCCCAGCACCCTAATCCGCCGGGCCGACGATTTCCCGTCTCGGCCGTGACTACTCTCGGTCAGTCGGGGCGGCTGGCGAAAAGCTCAAGATGGTGACAGTGACGGCAGCGATAGGCATCGATCTCCCACCTCGGCTGGCCCGTCAGTTTGACCCCGCCGAAGATCCCATACGTGGGTGTGCCCTCGAGCCACCTGGCGGATCGGGGAATCTGGTCCGAGTCCAAGATGAACCCGACCTCCAGTCCCCCCTCGCCGCAGTGCGTGCAGTGTAAGTCGGACATCCCCAGAGGGTAGTGGTCAGATCTCTTCCAGGTGGGACACGTTGGCGATGTCGGCTGAGTCCGTGCTGGGCCGTCCCTCCAGCCAGGCGTCGAGGATCTCGTCGAGCACCACGTCGGAGGTGAGCCGCAGGCTGAGCGCCAGCACGTTGGCGTCGTTCCACTTGCGGGCCCCGTCGGCGGTGTAGGCGTCGACGCACAGCGCGGCCCGCACGCCGGGCACCTTGTTCGCCGCGATCGACGCGCCCGTCCCGGTCCAGCAGCACACGACCGCCTGGTCGGCCCGCCCCTCGCTCACGTCCCTGGCGGCCAGCTCCGAGGCCCACGCCCAGTCGTCGCGCTCCTCGTCGTTGAGCGCGCCGTGTGTCACCACCTCGTGCCCGCGCTTGCGCAGCTCCGTCACGACCCGCTCGGCCACGCCGTCCTTGCTGTCGGCGGCCACCGAAATCCGCATGACACCAGCGTGCCACGGCACGGGGAGACTCGTAGCGGGTGCGGGAATCGAACCCGCCTTGCGCGACCTATGAAATCGCCGGGCACACCAGCGCCCCCACCCGCCTCGATGAGCGACGGGCGGGGTCCTGGAGATCAGGACACGCCCGTGCGGTGCCGCCTGCGCATTCGCCCGGTGTTCATGGCCTCGATCTTGCCGGTGGCCACCGCGCCGGCGCAACGGATTTACCCGCGCCCACACGTGCCGCACTGGCGGATTGAGGTGCCATGTGGTTGGTTGAGTCGCCAAATGAGCATTGATGTGAGCGATATTCCGGCACTTGCCCGAGGGTGCGCCGTTCTGGGCACCGGCGGCGGTGGAGACGTCCGTACCGGATCGTTGGCCGCCGCACGGGCCATCCGCGAGTACGGCGAGGTGCCGCTGGTCCGGCTGGCCGACCTGGCGGACGACGCGCTGATCGTGCCGCTGTCGGGGATCGGGGCGCCGACCGTCAGCCACGAGATGATCCACAGCGAGGACGAGCCCAAGCGCATCGCCGAGGAGATCGAGCGCCTCTTCGGCCGCCCGCCCAGCGCCGTCATGTCATCCGAGATCGGCGGCTCCAACGGCGTCGCCCCGGTCGCGTGGGCCGCGCAGCTCGGGTTGCCGCTGCTCGACGCCGACGGCATGGGGCGGGCCTTCCCCGAGGTCCAGATGGTGTCGATGTACGTGGCGGGGCTGCCGGCCGACCTCGTGATCATGACCGACGTCGCCGGGAACGTGGTCACCATCCGCCCGGTCGACGGACTGTGGTCGGAGAGGCTGGCCAGGGCCGTGTGCGTGGCGGCGGGATCCAGCGCGTTGATGGCCGACTACGTGATCACGGCCGCGCAGGCGCGGGGCGCGGTCATCGAGGGCACGGTCACGCGCGCGCTCGAGATCGGCAGGGCCACCGAGGGCACGTCGCCTACGGGTGCCCGGGCGGCCGACCCGCTGCGCGCGCTGCAGGACCGGCTCGGCGCCGCCAGGCTGATCACGGGCAAGCTGACCGACGTGGAGCGGCGCACCACGGGCGGGTTCGTACGGGGCACGGCCACGATCGAGGGCACCGGTGACGACCGGAGCCGCACCGTCACGCTGGAGCTGCAGAACGAGAACCTGGTCGCCGTCGAGGACGGCCGGGTCCTGGCCATGGTGCCCGACCTGATCACGGTCGTGGACACCGAGACCGCCGCCGCCATCCAGACCGAGGGCCTCAGGTACGGCCAGCGCGTCACGGTGCTCGCCTGGCCGTGCGACCCGCTCTGGCGCACCCCCAAGGGACTGGAGACCGCCGGGCCGCGGGCGTTCGGGTACGAGCTGGACTACGTTCCGGTCGAGGAGCTGACGGCACATGGCTGACCTGCCGGAGCTCGCGGAACTCGCGGAGCTCGGGATCGGGATCGACGTCGGAGGCACGAACACCGACGCGGTGGTGCTCGGCTCCGACGGCCGGGTGATGGCCAAGGCGAAGCGCCCGACGACGCCGGAGGTGACCGAGGGCCTGCGTGCCGCACTCGACGCGGTCCTGGCGGAACTCGGGGACGCGCGGCACCGGGTCACCCGCGTCATGCTGGGCACCACGCACGCGACCAACGCGATCCTGGAGCGCCGCAACCTCGGCCGGGTGGCCGTGCTGCGGCTCGGCGCGCCCGCCACCACGTCCGTGCCGCCGCTCTCCGGCTGGCCCGGCGACCTGCGCAAGGCCGTCTCGGCCGGCGAGGCCATCGTGCCGGGCGGCCACTACGTCGACGGCCGCGCGATCCGCCCGCCGGACCTCGGCGCGATCCGCCGTTTCCTGGACGGCGTGGAGGCGGAGGCCGTGGCCGTCACCAGCGTGTTCAGCCCGGCGAGCGGTGAGCACGAGCGCCTGGTCGAGGAGCTGGTCCGGGCCGAGTACGGGCTGCCGGTCTCGCTCAGCCACGAGATCGGCTCGCTCGGCCTGCTCGAACGCGAGAACGCCACTGTGCTCAACGCCGCGCTGTACGGGGTCGCCGCCCACGTGACCGGCGCCCTGGTCGCCGCGCTGGCCGAACGCGACCTGCGAGCCCGGCCGTACCTGGCACAGAACGACGGCACGCTCATGACGCTGGAGCACGCCGCGCGGCTGCCCGTGTCGACGATCGGCTCGGGCCCGGCGAACTCGCTGCGGGGGGCCGCGTACCTCTCGGGAGTGGCGGACGCGATCGTGGTGGACGTGGGCGGCACCTCCACCGACCTCGGGGTGCTGGCCGGCGGGTTCCCGAGGGAGTCGGCGGCGGCGGTCGAGATCGGTGGGGTGCTGACCAACTTCCGCATGCCGGACATCCTGGCCATCGCGCTCGGCGGCGGGACCGTGGTGAGAGACCGCGGGATCGGGCCGGACTCGGTCGGCTATCGGATCGTCCAGGAGGCGCTGGTGTTCGGCGGCAGCACGCCGACGATCACCGACGCCGCCGTGGCCGCCGGCCGCATCCCGGCGGACGGAGAAGGCTGGCGCGCCCGCATGGGTGACATGTCGGAAGGAATCCGCGACACCCTGGAAAGGGCGGTGGCCGTCGCGGACGAGATGGTGATCGACGCCGTGGACAGGATGGCGCTCGGCAAGTCCGACAGACCGCTGGTCGCGGTGGGGGGCGGCGCGTTCGTCCTGCCGGAGCGCATCCCGGGCGCGGGCCGGGTGATCCGCCCCGAGCATGCCGAGGTGGCCAACGCGGTGGGCGCCGCCATCGCACTGGCGAGCGGCAGAGTCGATACGATCTTGCCTGCGGGAGATAGCCGGTCAGAAGCCATTGAAAGGGCCAAGGAGGAGGCGGCGGCGCGAGCCGTGGCCGCGGGGGCGGATCCCTCCGCGGTCGAGATCGTCGATCTCCTTGAGGTGCCGCTGAGCTACCTCTCCGAACCCGCCGTGCGGGTACACGTCAAAGCAGCCGGACCACTCGCCCGGTGAAAATCGAAAGGATCCCCCCACCATGCGCTGGCACAAGCGTCTGCTCGTGGCCGGAGTCACCAGTGTCCTGGCCTTGACCGCGTCCGCGTGCGCGGGCGGCCAGGTGCGTGGCGGCGGCGGGACACCCCAGCCGCAACCAAGCGGCAGTCAGCCGGCGACCACGCAGACCAACGACAGCACGTTCGTCTACGTGCCCAACCTCGACGTGGTCACCGACTGGGACCCGGCGACCTCCTACTCCAACGAGATCATCGCCTTGTCGAACATCTACGAGGGTCTGACCAGGTACAACTCGGAGACCCGCAAGGCCGAGCCGCGCCTGGCCACCGAGTGGACCTCGGCGAACGACGGCAAGGAGTGGACGTTCAAGCTGCGGCCGGGCGTGAAGTTCCACTCCGGCGCCACGATGGATGCCGAGGCCGCCAAGAAGGCCATCGAGCGGACGATCGAGAAGAAGGGCGGCGCGGCCTACATCTGGGACGCGGTCGACACCATCGAGGCCGTGGACGCGTCCACATTGAAGTTCACGCTCAAGTACGCCACGCCGCTCGACCTCGTCGCCTCCTCCGGCTACGCGGCCTACATCTACGACGTGGACGCCGTGGACCCCGACGGCAAGACCACGGCCGGCACCGGCCCGTACACGATCGACTCCTGGCAGAAGGGCAAGGAGACCGAGCTCACGCTGAAGGCGTTCGACGGCTACTGGGGCGGCTGGAGGCCCGAGCAGTACAAGAAGGTCGCCTTCCGCGTCACGCCGGAGATCACCACGGCCTGGCAGCTGCTGCAGAACGGCGAGGTGAACTTCGTCCAGCGGCTGAACCCGCAGCTCTTCCAGCAGGCGGGCACGACCGCGAAGGTGCAGACCGCGCAGGTGCCGTCGTTCCAGAACCTGCTCGTGTTGTTCAACACCGCCTCAGGGCCGACGAAGGACGAGCGGGTACGGCAGGCGCTGCAGGCGGCCATCGACTACGACGGCCTGATCGCCGCGCTCAAGGGCTCGGCCACGAAGGCCAGCGGTCTGGTGCCACAGGGTCTGCTCGGCCACGCCACGGGCATGGAGCCCAAGCAGGATCTGGCCAAGGCGCAGGAACTGCTGGCGGATGCCGGGTACGGCCCCGACCTCCCCGAGCTCAAGCTCTCCCTGACCTACGCCCAGGGCGACGAGGACCAGAAGCTGCTGGTCACGCTGCTCAGCTCGACGCTGAAGAAGTTGAACGTGACCCTGCAGGCCAAGCCCATGACCTGGAACGCGCAGTGGGACCTGGGCAAGAAGCAGGGGCAGGACATCTTCGTCATGTACTGGTATCCGGACTACCCGGATGCCTACTCGTGGTTCGTGAACGTCTTCAAGAGCGCCGAGAAGCCGCAGTTCAACCTGTCCTACTTGAAGAACGCCGGGATCGACGCGGCCATTGACGCGTTGCCGCAGCTCACGGCCACTGACCAGCTCAAGGCGGACATGGCGTACCAGGATCTGCAGAAGAAGATAATCCAGGAGCAGGCGGCGGTGGCGGTGCCGTACGTGCAGACCTACCAGCGCGCGCTCACGGACGACATCCAGGGATACGTGGACAATCCCGCCTACCCCAACGTGGTCTTCTTCTACGACCTCAAGCGCGCAAGCTGACCCATGGCGCGTTATCTGGCTCGCCGGCTCGGCCAGGCCTTCCTGGTCGTGGCCGGCGTGGTCATGCTCACGTTCGCCGTCATGCGGTTGGTGCCCGGCGATCCCGCGGTCGCGTTCGCCGGGCCGAAGGCCACGCCCGAGCAGCTGGCCGCGGCACGCGAGCGGTTCGGCCTCGACGACCCGATCCCGCTGCAGTTCGTGACCTACGTGCGTGACCTGTTCACCGGCGACTGGGGGACCAGTCTGCGGACCCGGCAGCCCGTGCGCGACGACCTGTATCTCGCTTTCCCGGCCTCGCTGGAGCTCGTGGGGGCGGCGCTGGTGGTCGCGGTCGTCGTGGGCATCCCGATCGGGGTGCTCGCGGCCCGCTATAAGACGAAATTTCCGGACTTCGGGGTGCGGTTCACCAGCATGCTCGCGGTCTCCGTGCCGGTCTTCTGGCTGGCCCTGGCCATGCAGCTGGTGTTCGCCGGCCATCTGGGCTGGTTCTCGATCGCCGGCGAGTACGACTCCTCGCTCGACACCACCAGCCCTCTCACCCTCTGGACGAACATCACCCTCGTCGACGCCCTCATCACCGGCAACTGGCCGATCTTCAGCAGCACTCTCGAACACCTGGTGTTGCCCGCTCTCGTCGTGGCCGCCTACCCGACCGGTGTGATCGCGCAGATGACCAGGGCGGCCCTCATCGAGGAGTCCGGGCAGGACCACGCCCGGCTGGAGCGTGCGCTCGGCTTCGGGGAGACGTCCATCCTGACCAGATTCGCCCTGAGGCCGGCGCTGAGCCCGGTGTTGTCGCTGATCGCCCTGGTGTTCGCGTACTCGATCGTCAACGGCTTCCTGGTCGAGGCCGTCTTCAACTGGCCGGGTCTCGGCCGTTACGCTGCCGAGTCGATCAAGTCGCTGGACACCCCGGCCATCGCCGGCGTCACTCTCCTGGTCGCCCTCGTCTACACCCTGGCCAACCTCGTCGTGGACCTGCTGCAGGGCGTCGTCGATCCGCGGGCGAGGGCACGATGACCGCCACCGAGGCGCCGCTGCGGCGCACGCTGCCGAGGATCCCCGACCGGTTCGCGGCCTTCGGGGCGGTGCTCATCGTGGTCGTCGTGCTGGCTTCGATCCTGGCGCCGTGGCTCGCGCCGTACCCGGACGAGCCGAACCCGCTGGAAATACTGCAGCCGCCGAACGCCGCCCACTTGCTCGGGACCGACCAGGTGGGGCGGGACGTGCTCACCAGGATCCTGTACGGCGGTCGCACGTCGTTGTTCGTCGCCGTCGCCGTGCTGGCTGTCTCCGCGGTGGTGGGGGTGACGCTCGGCGTGGTGGCCGGGTACGCGGGCGGCTGGATCAGGGACGTGATCATGCGGGTCACGGACGTGTTCCTGGCCTTTCCAGCGCTGCTGCTCTCCCTGGCCCTGGCGGTGGTGCTGCAGCCCGGCGTGAACACCGTCGTGCTGGCCATCGCGGTGACCTGGTGGCCGTGGTACACGCGGCTGTCCGCCTCGGTGGCCGCGTCGATCGCCACCCGGAGCTACGTGGACGCCGCCCGGTGCCTCGGCGTGCCCGCGCCGCTGATCATTCTCAGGCACGTGCTGCCGAACTCGCTCACCCCCGTCCTGGTCCAGGTCTCGCTGGACGCGGGCGGGGTGATCCTCACCGCGGCCGCGCTGTCG includes:
- a CDS encoding ABC transporter substrate-binding protein yields the protein MRWHKRLLVAGVTSVLALTASACAGGQVRGGGGTPQPQPSGSQPATTQTNDSTFVYVPNLDVVTDWDPATSYSNEIIALSNIYEGLTRYNSETRKAEPRLATEWTSANDGKEWTFKLRPGVKFHSGATMDAEAAKKAIERTIEKKGGAAYIWDAVDTIEAVDASTLKFTLKYATPLDLVASSGYAAYIYDVDAVDPDGKTTAGTGPYTIDSWQKGKETELTLKAFDGYWGGWRPEQYKKVAFRVTPEITTAWQLLQNGEVNFVQRLNPQLFQQAGTTAKVQTAQVPSFQNLLVLFNTASGPTKDERVRQALQAAIDYDGLIAALKGSATKASGLVPQGLLGHATGMEPKQDLAKAQELLADAGYGPDLPELKLSLTYAQGDEDQKLLVTLLSSTLKKLNVTLQAKPMTWNAQWDLGKKQGQDIFVMYWYPDYPDAYSWFVNVFKSAEKPQFNLSYLKNAGIDAAIDALPQLTATDQLKADMAYQDLQKKIIQEQAAVAVPYVQTYQRALTDDIQGYVDNPAYPNVVFFYDLKRAS
- a CDS encoding hydantoinase/oxoprolinase family protein, with product MADLPELAELAELGIGIDVGGTNTDAVVLGSDGRVMAKAKRPTTPEVTEGLRAALDAVLAELGDARHRVTRVMLGTTHATNAILERRNLGRVAVLRLGAPATTSVPPLSGWPGDLRKAVSAGEAIVPGGHYVDGRAIRPPDLGAIRRFLDGVEAEAVAVTSVFSPASGEHERLVEELVRAEYGLPVSLSHEIGSLGLLERENATVLNAALYGVAAHVTGALVAALAERDLRARPYLAQNDGTLMTLEHAARLPVSTIGSGPANSLRGAAYLSGVADAIVVDVGGTSTDLGVLAGGFPRESAAAVEIGGVLTNFRMPDILAIALGGGTVVRDRGIGPDSVGYRIVQEALVFGGSTPTITDAAVAAGRIPADGEGWRARMGDMSEGIRDTLERAVAVADEMVIDAVDRMALGKSDRPLVAVGGGAFVLPERIPGAGRVIRPEHAEVANAVGAAIALASGRVDTILPAGDSRSEAIERAKEEAAARAVAAGADPSAVEIVDLLEVPLSYLSEPAVRVHVKAAGPLAR
- a CDS encoding ABC transporter permease, with the translated sequence MTATEAPLRRTLPRIPDRFAAFGAVLIVVVVLASILAPWLAPYPDEPNPLEILQPPNAAHLLGTDQVGRDVLTRILYGGRTSLFVAVAVLAVSAVVGVTLGVVAGYAGGWIRDVIMRVTDVFLAFPALLLSLALAVVLQPGVNTVVLAIAVTWWPWYTRLSASVAASIATRSYVDAARCLGVPAPLIILRHVLPNSLTPVLVQVSLDAGGVILTAAALSYLGLGAQEPTAEWGLMVQQGQTLFTTNWWVVTFPGLAILVTAFAFNVLGEGLRNALDPRRVVK
- a CDS encoding ABC transporter permease produces the protein MARYLARRLGQAFLVVAGVVMLTFAVMRLVPGDPAVAFAGPKATPEQLAAARERFGLDDPIPLQFVTYVRDLFTGDWGTSLRTRQPVRDDLYLAFPASLELVGAALVVAVVVGIPIGVLAARYKTKFPDFGVRFTSMLAVSVPVFWLALAMQLVFAGHLGWFSIAGEYDSSLDTTSPLTLWTNITLVDALITGNWPIFSSTLEHLVLPALVVAAYPTGVIAQMTRAALIEESGQDHARLERALGFGETSILTRFALRPALSPVLSLIALVFAYSIVNGFLVEAVFNWPGLGRYAAESIKSLDTPAIAGVTLLVALVYTLANLVVDLLQGVVDPRARAR